A section of the Spirosoma pollinicola genome encodes:
- a CDS encoding putative maltokinase, with amino-acid sequence MVTTQSLHLPTGWLNAGSDAQFWTILTQTLLPPYVNTCRWFAGKARQQTGFAVKTVHTLPLADGDVAYLLILEASYAEGIPENYLLPVTFLADHTAHTLSFQVGDIPEKGRIGDVMIGNKTGLLIDAIYDDRFRQALFAAICQNQIISQTNGALTFHRGKGLDEGDESLTSQVLPVDSSNSAMTFGDKYFLKLYRKLFQETNPEVDMVAFLTDESSFEHIPAFGGSIIWQHEQRPDITLGMVQRMVPNDKDSWMQTGDYLNDFLYAVPQRLFAIREDVFEKVELLGKRTGEMHCALYKPSRPDNPTDPAFAPEHFTDEYRDFLIKRFEDLLDRRYNLLIDNYTKLDIQAQRLAWVFMEAKEMIETFIADFRTRPIDSLRIRIHGDYHLGQVLATEDDFVIIDFEGEPESSIADRKIKHSPLKDVAGMIRSYHYAVSAKLFNSAETDDLDPDHLQRVSDRWFYLIRDTFLNAYLDVFGAPHPLFKNNSEINFLLLIYLLEKAVYELGYEISYRPSWVKIPLKGIIDVVREIEKIRLSDGVATPHVAMLQTGLLQTK; translated from the coding sequence ATGGTTACGACGCAATCATTACATCTGCCTACAGGCTGGCTTAACGCGGGTTCCGACGCCCAGTTCTGGACAATACTGACGCAAACACTATTGCCGCCCTATGTTAATACCTGCCGGTGGTTTGCCGGTAAAGCGCGTCAGCAAACCGGTTTTGCGGTTAAAACCGTACATACTCTACCGCTTGCCGATGGCGATGTGGCCTATCTGCTAATCCTGGAAGCGTCGTATGCCGAGGGTATTCCTGAAAATTATTTATTGCCGGTAACTTTTCTGGCCGATCATACAGCCCATACGTTATCCTTTCAAGTTGGCGACATTCCGGAGAAAGGGCGCATTGGCGATGTAATGATCGGCAACAAAACAGGCCTGTTGATCGATGCGATTTACGACGACCGATTCCGACAGGCGTTGTTTGCGGCTATCTGTCAAAATCAGATCATTTCCCAAACAAACGGAGCCCTGACGTTTCACCGGGGAAAAGGCCTGGATGAAGGCGATGAATCCCTTACCTCGCAAGTGCTTCCCGTCGATTCGAGTAATTCGGCCATGACGTTTGGCGATAAATATTTCCTTAAACTATATCGAAAACTATTTCAGGAAACCAACCCGGAAGTCGATATGGTAGCGTTTCTGACCGACGAGAGCAGCTTCGAACATATTCCGGCTTTCGGGGGCAGCATTATCTGGCAGCACGAACAACGGCCTGATATTACGCTGGGCATGGTGCAGCGAATGGTGCCTAACGACAAAGATTCGTGGATGCAAACCGGCGATTACCTGAACGACTTTCTGTATGCCGTTCCTCAGCGCCTGTTTGCCATTCGGGAAGATGTGTTCGAGAAAGTTGAACTGCTGGGCAAACGGACCGGCGAAATGCATTGTGCGCTCTACAAGCCATCCCGCCCCGATAACCCAACAGATCCGGCTTTTGCCCCGGAACACTTTACCGATGAGTATCGCGATTTTTTGATCAAACGTTTCGAAGATTTACTGGACCGGCGTTACAATTTGCTCATCGACAATTACACCAAACTGGATATTCAGGCTCAGCGACTGGCCTGGGTGTTTATGGAAGCGAAGGAAATGATTGAAACATTCATTGCCGACTTCCGCACCCGTCCAATCGACTCGCTCCGTATCCGTATTCACGGTGACTACCATCTGGGGCAGGTGCTGGCGACAGAAGATGATTTCGTGATCATTGATTTCGAAGGTGAACCCGAAAGTAGTATTGCCGACCGAAAAATCAAGCATTCGCCCCTCAAAGATGTGGCGGGTATGATTCGGTCATATCATTACGCCGTTTCGGCCAAATTATTCAACTCTGCCGAAACCGACGACCTCGACCCCGATCATTTGCAACGAGTCTCAGATCGCTGGTTTTACCTTATTCGGGATACCTTTCTGAATGCTTATCTGGATGTTTTTGGTGCTCCGCATCCGTTGTTCAAAAACAACAGCGAAATCAACTTTCTCCTCCTTATTTACTTACTCGAAAAGGCCGTCTATGAACTGGGTTACGAGATAAGTTACCGGCCATCGTGGGTTAAGATCCCTTTGAAAGGCATTATTGATGTGGTGCGCGAGATCGAAAAAATCCGCCTGAGCGATGGTGTTGCCACACCCCATGTGGCCATGCTGCAAACGGGGCTACTACAAACGAAGTAA